One Ricinus communis isolate WT05 ecotype wild-type chromosome 1, ASM1957865v1, whole genome shotgun sequence DNA window includes the following coding sequences:
- the LOC8264704 gene encoding asparagine synthetase domain-containing protein 1: MCGIALIISGIRIALASPDPKVEPVSSSNIVISINDLKLALQRRGPDSLGSKKLIISAKDQELFSVIKEEDHNSANEEPCLHFVGATLQLRGLYPVTQPFLDSSKNILIYNGEIFGGIHVGSDSNDGEMLMRTLGSCCSCSSCEHICFSSRNDKNYSVLDVLSAIKGPWAVIYWQDSSKTLWFGRDALGRRSLLVHWPTVKVPRFLLSSVSPFSYVDGSSDLEVEESTKPNFWEELPCGVYSLSVATSTVNGCLAGEVKKHEWASSTLTELIKWERVSVEPKPQDLNFSCGPDQTSILVPAQNVLGALRKSVMLRTSLHAIFQAGTSDSGKEEQVPVAVLFSGGLDSMILAALLDECLDPSFGIDLLNVSFDGEFAPDRISGQAGVEELRRIAPMRRWKLVEIDADLSKLTLEMKRVMSLINPANTYMDLNIGIALWLAASGYGWVSQGTSNSNGKSHQRYRHKSKARIVLVGSGADEQCAGYGRHRTKYRCGSWLGLHEEMKLDMQRIWKRNMGRDDRCIADNGKEARFPFLDEDVIRTLLDIPLWEVANLNQPSGTGDKKILREVARMLGLHEAAVLPKRAIQFGSRIARESNRKNFGSNRAANQASAGSVVVNMP, from the exons ATGTGTGGAATCGCCTTGATAATATCTGGCATTCGCATTGCATTAGCATCACCAGATCCTAAGGTCGAGCCAGTAAGCAGTTCAAATATTGTAATTTCTATAAATGACCTTAAATTAGCTCTCCAGAGACGAGGTCCTGATAGCTTAGGTAGCAAAAAGCTCATAATTTCTGCTAAAGACCAAGAATTATTCTCTGTGATCAAGGAAGAGGATCATAATTCTGCAAATGAAGAACCTTGCTTGCATTTTGTTGGCGCTACATTGCAGCTTAGAGGATTATACCCCGTAACTCAGCCCTTTCTAGATTCTTCTAAGAATATACTTATTTATAATG GTGAAATATTTGGAGGAATTCATGTCGGAAGTGATAGTAATGATGGTGAAATGCTTATGAGAACTTTGGGAAGTTGCTGCTCATGCAGTTCTTGTGAACATATTTGCTTTAGTAGTCGAAATGACAAGAATTATTCTGTTTTAGATGTTCTTTCAGCAATCAAGGGACCATGGGCTGTTATTTATTGGCAG GATAGTTCAAAAACCTTATGGTTTGGTAGAGATGCGCTTGGTAGGCGGAGCCTACTTGTTCATTGGCCAACTGTGAAGGTCCCGCGATTTCTGCTGTCTTCTGTATCGccattttcttatgttgatggAAGTTCTG ATCTAGAAGTTGAAGAGAGCACCAAACCCAATTTCTGGGAGGAGCTTCCTTGTGGGGTATATAGTTTATCAGTAGCCACTTCGACAGTGAATGGGTGTCTTGCTGGTGAAGTCAAAAAACATGAATGGGCTAGTAGCACACTAACGGAACTAATTAAGTGGGAGAGAGTTTCTGTTGAACCTAAACCACAAGACTTAAATTTTTCATGTG GGCCTGATCAAACCTCAATTTTAGTGCCAGCTCAGAATGTGTTAGGTGCTCTAAGAAAATCAGTAATGCTTCGAACATCATTGCATGCAATTTTTCAG GCAGGAACATCTGATAGCGGAAAAGAGGAACAAGTTCCAGTAGCAGTCCTGTTTTCTGGTGGATTGGATTCTATGATCCTTGCAGCATTATTGGACGAGTGCCTGGATCCCAGCT TTGGAATTGACTTGCTTAATGTGAGCTTTGATGGGGAGTTTGCTCCTGATAGAATCTCTGGCCAAGCAGGAGTAGAGGAACTCCGAAGAATTGCGCCAATGAGAAG GTGGAAGCTTGTAGAGATTGATGCTGATTTATCAAAGTTAACTTTGGAAATGAAGCGTGTTATGTCCCTCATTAACCCAGCTAATACCTATATG GACTTGAATATAGGAATTGCTCTATGGTTGGCTGCAAGTGGTTATGGTTGGGTTTCTCAAGGAACTAGCAATAGCAATGGTAAGAGTCATCAACGTTATAGGCACAAGTCCAAGGCAAGGATTGTCCTGGTTGGCTCTGGTGCTGATGAGCAGTGTGCTGGTTATGGACGGCATAGAACAAAATATAGATGTGGAAG TTGGCTTGGGCTCCATGAGGAAATGAAGTTGGACATGCAGAGGATATGGAAACGAAACATGGGTAGAGATGATAGATGCATTGCTGATAATGGGAAGGAG GCTAGATTTCCTTTCTTGGATGAAGATGTTATCAGGACTCTTCTTGATATTCCTTTGTGGGAGGTTGCCAACCTTAATCAACCAAGTGGAACCGGTGATAAGAAGATCCTGAGAGAG GTCGCAAGAATGCTTGGTTTACATGAGGCAGCAGTTCTTCCTAAAAGAGCAATTCAG TTTGGCTCTAGAATTGCAAGGGAATCCAATAGGAAGAATTTCGGAAGTAATCGGGCGGCAAACCAGGCATCTGCCGGAAGTGTAGTAGTAAACATGCCATAA
- the LOC8264703 gene encoding pre-mRNA-splicing factor ATP-dependent RNA helicase DEAH10, with product MPSMAEKTPPSLKPHSNADSLARRERIRMQRESLPIASVRERLVEEVKSHDILIIVGETGSGKTTQLPQFLLNAGFCRDGKVIAITQPRRVAAVTVAKRVAEECGVELGQKVGYSIRFDDATSTSTKIKYMTDGLLLREALLDPYLSRYSVIIIDEAHERTVHTDVLLGLLKNVQYARSKSVSNQKTIDDGRVSNGSLKENETDTRGINSLKQCQGRKLPPLKLIIMSASLDARVFSEYFGGARAVHIEGRLHQVDILYTVHPEKDYLDAALMTLFQIHLEEAPGDVLVFLTGQEEIESVERLVQEKLQQLPEAKRKLLTVPIFSSLPSEQQMRVFMPTPPGHRKVILATNIAETSVTIPGIKYVIDPGLVKARSYDPVKGMESLVVVPTSKAQALQRSGRAGREGPGKCFRLYPEREFEKLEDSTKPEIKRCNLSNVILQLKALGVDDIIGFDFIEKPSRAAIIKSLEHLFLLGALTDECKLSDPVGHQMARLPLDPIYSKALILASQFNCLEEMLITVAMLSVESIFYAPREKSEESRTAMKCFSSPDGDHLTLISVYRAADELLEKRKMELNNEKNFKGKGEKILRKWCKENFINGRSLRHARDIHSQIRGHVEQMGLRVSSCGDDMLQFRRCLAASFFLNAALKQPDGTYRALASGQTVQIHPFSVLFRSKAECVIFNELVQTSKKYIRNITRIDYLWLTELAPHYYAMQS from the exons ATGCCTTCAATGGCCGAGAAGACTCCTCCTTCCCTTAAACCTCACTCCAATGCTGATTCTCTTGCTAG GAGAGAAAGAATTAGAATGCAGAGAGAATCTCTACCAATTGCTTCAGTTAGGGAACGACTTGTCGAAGAAGTTAAATCACACGATATTCTAATTATCGTTGGTGAAACCGGAAGTGGCAAAACTACTC AATTACCTCAGTTTCTATTGAACGCTGGATTCTGTCGCGACGGAAAAGTAATTGCTATAACTCAACCGAGGCGTGTTGCTGCTGTCACTGTGGCTAAACGTGTTGCAGAAGAATGTGGTGTTGAATTAGGTCAAAAAGTTGGTTACTCTATTAGATTTGATGATGCAACTTCTACTTCTACTAAAATTAAGTACATGACTGATGGATTGCTTCTTAG GGAAGCTTTATTGGATCCTTACCTCTCTCGATATTCTGTCATCATTATTGATGAAGCTCATGAAAGAACTGTCCACACTGATGTGTTACTAGGCTTGCTTAAAAATGTACAATATGCAAGGTCAAAATCTGTTAGTAACCAAAAAACTATTGATGATGGTAGGGTAAGTAATGGCTCATTGAAGGAGAACGAAACTGATACCCGAGGCATTAATTCTCTTAAGCAATGCCAAGGTAGAAAATTACCTCCATTGAAGTTAATCATCATGTCTGCTAGCTTGGATGCACGTGTATTTTCTGAGTACTTTGGTGGTGCCAGAGCTGTTCATATTGAAGGGCGCCTACATCAAGTTGATATACTCTATACAGTTCATCCTGAAAAAGATTACCTCGATGCAGCCTTGATGACTCTATTCCAG ATTCACTTGGAAGAGGCCCCCGGTGACGTACTTGTATTTCTGACTGGGCAAGAAGAGATCGAATCAGTTGAAAGACTTGTGCAGGAGAAACTTCAACAGTTACCTGAAGCCAAACGGAAGTTATTAACAGTTCCCATATTTTCATCTCTTCCATCAGAGCAGCAAATGCGAGTTTTCATGCCAACTCCACCTGGCCATCGTAAG GTAATATTGGCAACAAATATTGCTGAGACATCAGTTACAATACCTGGAATCAAGTATGTTATAGATCCTGGATTAGTAAAAGCTCGTTCCTATGATCCAGTCAAAGGAATGGAATCACTTGTAGTAGTTCCAACATCAAAGGCTCAGGCTCTTCAAAGGAG TGGACGTGCAGGGCGTGAAGGACCTGGGAAGTGCTTTCGTCTCTATCCAGAGAGGGAATTTGAGAAACTTGAGGATTCAACAAAGCCAGAGATCAAGCGGTGCAACCTCTCAAATGTCATCTTGCAGCTGAAGGCTCTAGGTGTTGATGATATTATTGGGTTTGATTTCATAGAGAAACCATCTAG GGCAGCTATCATCAAATCGTTGGAACATTTATTTCTGCTGGGTGCTCTGACAGATGAATGTAAGCTGTCTGATCCTGTTGGGCATCAAATGGCTCGGCTTCCCTTGGATCCTATTTATTCCAAAGCCCTCATCCTAGCTAGTCAGTTCAACTGCTTGGAAGAAATGCTAATAACTGTTGCAATGCTCTCAGTGGAATCTATCTTTTATGCCCCTCGTGAGAAGTCAGAAGAG TCAAGAACAGCAATGAAGTGCTTTTCAAGTCCAGATGGAGACCACCTTACGTTGATTAGTGTATATCGAGCAGCAGATGAGcttttggaaaaaagaaagatggaactcaataatgaaaagaatttCAAAGGGAAAGGTGAAAAAATTCTGAGAAAATGGTGCAAGGAAAATTTCATTAATGGTCGTTCCCTAAGGCATGCTCGTGACATTCACAG TCAAATTCGTGGACATGTTGAACAAATGGGTCTTCGTGTTTCTTCTTGTGGAGACGACATGCTTCAGTTCCGCAGATGCCTTGCTGCTTCCTTTTTCCTTAATGCAGCTTTGAAGCAGCCTGATGGGACATACAG GGCGTTGGCAAGTGGTCAGACAGTGCAGATTCATCCTTTTTCCGTGTTGTTTCGTTCAAAGGCTGAGTGCGTAATTTTCAATGAATTAGTCCAGACTTCTAAGAAGTACATCCGAAACATAACTAGAATTGACTATTTGTGGTTAACTGAACTTGCTCCGCACTATTACGCTATGCAGAGTTAA